The following coding sequences lie in one Flagellimonas eckloniae genomic window:
- a CDS encoding hemolysin family protein: MDTSLIIIILSLLFSAFFSGMEIAFVSANRIHIEIEKKQEGFFAKVLTWLTEKPSKFIATMLIGNNIALVIYGFFMGDVLMDWFQNLVPTSSEFLNSLLTDFSLLSQTIISTLIILMTAEFLPKVLFQIYSNTLLKVFAIPAYFFYILFSFISWLVIKVSDFILRVFFKTEGDEVQLAFTKLELGDYITEQMETVEEEDEVDSEIQIFQNALEFSAQKAREVMVPRTEIMAVEIDETPKNLTKLFTETGYSKILVYKESVDEIIGYVHSYELFKKPKTIKSILLPVEFVPETMLIQDILNVLTKKRKSMAVVLDEYGGTSGIMTVEDIIEELFGEIEDEHDSTDLVEEQLSENVYKFSARLEVDYINENYKLELPESDEYETLGGLIMNDIGEIPEQDTEIKIDNFLFQILEVSNTKIDLVSVHVLAED, from the coding sequence TTGGACACTTCGTTAATCATTATTATTCTTTCCTTGCTGTTCTCAGCTTTTTTCTCAGGAATGGAAATCGCTTTTGTTTCTGCAAATAGGATTCACATTGAAATAGAAAAGAAACAAGAGGGCTTTTTTGCCAAGGTCCTTACATGGCTTACGGAAAAACCATCCAAATTTATTGCGACCATGCTCATTGGCAACAATATAGCACTGGTCATTTATGGGTTTTTCATGGGAGATGTTCTAATGGATTGGTTCCAGAACCTAGTTCCCACATCTTCAGAATTTTTAAATTCATTGCTTACCGATTTCAGCCTCCTTTCCCAAACAATTATTTCAACCTTAATAATCCTGATGACAGCGGAGTTTTTGCCCAAAGTGCTGTTCCAGATATATTCCAATACACTTTTAAAGGTTTTTGCCATTCCCGCTTACTTTTTTTACATCCTGTTCTCCTTTATTTCATGGTTAGTGATCAAAGTATCAGATTTTATACTGCGTGTTTTTTTTAAGACCGAAGGGGATGAAGTACAATTGGCGTTTACAAAATTGGAGCTTGGCGACTATATTACGGAGCAAATGGAAACAGTAGAAGAAGAAGATGAGGTAGATTCAGAAATTCAAATATTCCAGAATGCATTGGAATTTTCCGCTCAAAAGGCACGAGAGGTAATGGTTCCCAGAACGGAGATTATGGCCGTAGAAATTGATGAGACCCCTAAAAACCTTACCAAATTATTTACGGAAACAGGCTATTCCAAAATATTGGTTTATAAGGAAAGCGTTGATGAGATTATTGGTTATGTGCATTCCTATGAACTCTTCAAAAAGCCGAAAACCATTAAAAGCATTTTACTGCCCGTTGAATTTGTTCCTGAGACAATGCTCATTCAAGATATTCTAAATGTTTTGACCAAAAAAAGAAAGAGCATGGCAGTGGTTTTGGACGAGTACGGGGGTACTTCTGGGATTATGACCGTAGAGGATATTATTGAAGAATTATTTGGAGAAATAGAAGACGAGCACGATTCCACTGATTTGGTTGAAGAACAATTAAGTGAAAATGTATACAAGTTTTCTGCTCGTTTAGAAGTGGACTATATCAATGAAAACTATAAATTGGAACTTCCAGAAAGCGATGAATATGAAACTTTGGGAGGATTGATCATGAATGATATTGGGGAAATCCCCGAGCAGGACACAGAAATAAAAATAGATAATTTCTTATTTCAGATTTTAGAAGTGTCCAACACAAAAATAGATTTGGTCAGCGTACACGTTCTAGCTGAAGATTAA